A single region of the Nocardioides ochotonae genome encodes:
- a CDS encoding MMPL family transporter: MEDTAARTGHDAGGRLTRLITGRRTAWLVALLPLVLGVLMLGLVGEGDRTRTDIDALPAGQDSTYATELQEKLPDKGASTAVVVFSASGGGKLEQRALGELRTLASDVKAAPVGPDGPLQVSEDGTAAIAVVPVEATTSDENSDVVADLRDQLAEGVPDGVEEEVTGPAAVRADLAEVFAGADVRLLLSTIGIVAILLVITYRSPVLWLVPIIVVGVADRVAAIVATQVLARLDVAWDESTVGILSVLVFGAGTNYALLLISRYRDELRRRESRHEAMRVALGRTAPAVLASATTVVLGVLTLLLSLTPTTRGLGLATAIGIVVAVFAALVVLPAALVLFGRWIFWPKVPHVGEASLVDSTTSVFARIGHQVSRRSAAFVVASLVFLAVLATGVFGLRSGLDTEDQFLDEPEAITALQRVGESFPAGLVDPARVVTGADDPREVLRTIADTEGVSGARITEEGNGVAQIEAVLAGDTGSQEVRDGVERLRDRLADYDDTHVTGTEAQAIDENTGAVRDRMVILPLILVLVLGALLALLRAPVAAVLLVLTVLATYVAALGASWWLFTGPLGFDALDNSTPLLSFLFLVALGVDYNIFLVTRAREEARTHGPRRGMLRALTATGGVITSAGIVLAAVFAVLGVLPLVVLAQIGTVICIGVLLDTLLVRTVLVPALALLLGDAFWWPKRFGVQGRTTGGADTPEPANAG; this comes from the coding sequence ATGGAAGACACCGCGGCCCGGACGGGGCACGACGCGGGGGGACGGCTGACCCGGCTCATCACCGGACGCCGGACTGCTTGGCTGGTGGCGCTGCTCCCGCTGGTGCTGGGCGTGCTGATGCTCGGCCTCGTGGGCGAGGGCGACCGCACCCGCACCGACATCGACGCGCTGCCCGCCGGGCAGGACAGCACCTATGCCACCGAGCTGCAGGAGAAGCTGCCCGACAAGGGCGCGAGCACCGCGGTGGTGGTCTTCAGTGCCAGCGGCGGCGGGAAGCTGGAGCAGCGGGCGCTCGGTGAGCTGCGCACCCTGGCCTCCGACGTCAAGGCCGCGCCGGTCGGTCCCGACGGGCCGCTCCAGGTCTCCGAGGACGGGACTGCGGCGATCGCGGTGGTGCCGGTCGAGGCGACGACGTCGGATGAGAACTCCGACGTCGTGGCCGACCTGCGCGACCAGCTCGCCGAGGGCGTCCCGGACGGCGTCGAGGAGGAGGTCACCGGCCCGGCCGCCGTGCGGGCCGACCTCGCCGAGGTCTTCGCCGGTGCCGACGTGCGCCTGCTGCTCTCCACCATCGGCATCGTCGCGATCCTGCTCGTGATCACCTACCGCAGCCCGGTGCTCTGGCTGGTCCCGATCATCGTGGTCGGCGTGGCCGACAGGGTCGCTGCGATCGTGGCCACCCAGGTGCTCGCGCGCCTCGACGTGGCCTGGGACGAGTCGACGGTGGGGATCTTGTCGGTGCTGGTCTTCGGCGCCGGCACCAACTACGCCCTGCTGCTGATCTCGCGCTACCGCGACGAGCTGCGACGACGCGAGTCGCGGCACGAGGCGATGCGCGTCGCGCTGGGCCGTACGGCGCCGGCCGTGCTCGCCAGCGCCACGACGGTGGTGCTGGGCGTGCTCACGCTGCTGCTCTCGCTGACCCCGACCACCCGCGGCCTGGGCCTGGCCACCGCGATCGGCATCGTCGTCGCGGTCTTCGCCGCGCTGGTCGTGCTGCCCGCCGCGCTGGTGCTGTTCGGGCGGTGGATCTTCTGGCCGAAGGTGCCGCACGTCGGCGAGGCGTCGCTGGTCGACAGCACCACCTCGGTCTTTGCCCGGATCGGGCACCAGGTCTCGCGCCGATCGGCGGCGTTCGTCGTCGCCTCGCTGGTGTTCCTGGCGGTCCTGGCCACCGGCGTGTTCGGGCTGCGCTCGGGTCTGGACACCGAGGACCAGTTCCTCGACGAGCCCGAGGCGATCACCGCTCTGCAGCGGGTCGGCGAGTCCTTCCCCGCGGGCCTGGTCGACCCGGCCCGCGTGGTGACCGGTGCCGACGACCCGCGTGAGGTGCTGCGCACGATCGCTGACACCGAGGGCGTGAGCGGTGCGCGGATCACCGAGGAGGGCAACGGCGTCGCCCAGATCGAGGCGGTGCTGGCCGGGGACACCGGATCGCAGGAGGTGCGGGATGGCGTCGAGCGGCTGCGCGACCGGCTCGCGGACTACGACGACACCCACGTCACCGGCACCGAGGCCCAGGCGATCGACGAGAACACCGGCGCCGTGCGGGACCGGATGGTGATCCTGCCGCTGATCCTGGTGCTCGTGCTCGGCGCCCTGCTGGCGCTGCTGCGCGCGCCCGTGGCCGCGGTGCTGCTGGTGCTCACGGTCCTGGCGACGTACGTCGCGGCGCTCGGTGCGTCGTGGTGGCTGTTCACCGGCCCGCTGGGCTTCGACGCCCTGGACAACAGCACCCCGCTGCTGTCGTTCCTGTTCCTGGTGGCGCTCGGGGTGGACTACAACATCTTCCTCGTCACCCGGGCGCGGGAGGAGGCGCGCACGCACGGCCCACGACGCGGCATGCTCCGCGCCCTGACCGCGACCGGTGGCGTCATCACCAGCGCCGGCATCGTGCTGGCGGCCGTCTTCGCCGTGCTCGGCGTGCTGCCGCTGGTGGTGCTGGCCCAGATCGGCACCGTGATCTGCATCGGCGTCCTGCTGGACACCCTGCTGGTGCGCACGGTCCTGGTGCCCGCGCTCGCGCTCCTGCTCGGCGACGCCTTCTGGTGGCCCAAGCGGTTCGGGGTGCAGGGGCGGACCACCGGCGGCGCCGACACCCCCGAGCCGGCCAACGCCGGCTGA
- a CDS encoding MarR family winged helix-turn-helix transcriptional regulator produces the protein MSENPRLTGPMPALRELMTLTVRVRHQLARRAGLSETELLALDHLSTGVRGPAELARLLDVSTPAATGIVDRLERRGHALRRAHEADRRRTEVHMTQTGRVEVRAQLEPMLEAMRDLDAGFSQEELDVVERYLRGAQGAMRALLDEQPESEAR, from the coding sequence ATGTCGGAGAACCCGCGCCTGACCGGGCCGATGCCCGCACTGCGCGAGCTGATGACGCTCACCGTGCGCGTCCGCCACCAGCTCGCCCGTCGAGCCGGGCTGAGCGAGACCGAGCTGCTCGCGCTCGACCACCTCTCCACCGGGGTCCGTGGCCCCGCCGAGCTCGCCCGACTGCTCGACGTGAGCACCCCGGCGGCCACCGGCATCGTGGACCGCCTCGAGCGGCGCGGACACGCGCTGCGCCGTGCGCACGAGGCCGACCGGCGCCGCACCGAGGTGCACATGACCCAGACCGGCCGGGTGGAGGTGCGCGCCCAGCTCGAGCCGATGCTCGAGGCGATGCGCGACCTCGACGCGGGATTCAGCCAGGAGGAGCTGGACGTGGTCGAGCGCTACCTGCGCGGCGCCCAGGGCGCGATGCGCGCACTGCTGGACGAGCAGCCGGAGTCAGAGGCGCGCTGA
- a CDS encoding leucyl aminopeptidase family protein, with protein MTTPLRSSSARTHVLPAQPSPPQFAISEQRPSAVRGVDVVAVPVLPAEGGGSVLLGPGADELATLLGIDLLALLEGERATGAAGEVTALPVAPGGPDNPELRLVLLVGVGAARPADLRRAGAELARAVRRRDAVATSVPAVAGPEALEAFVVGAMLGSFVFHWRSTPPEDLPVTRVVLAGVPGAEDHVVRRAIAIGGAGWRARVLATVPSNLKNPAWLAEQAVELAAEAGLEVTVWDEQRLATEGFGGVIGVGQGSATPPRLIRLDYTPRKHGRRTPTVVLVGKGITFDTGGLSIKPAQAMTTMKRDMTGGAVVLSTMAALRDLDCPVRVIGLVPAAENAVSGSSMRPGDVVRHYGGRTSEVTNTDAEGRLVLADALAYAVAELDPTVVVDVATLTGAMKVALGQHLGGFFANDDALAAAIEAAGAASGEELWRFPLASVYEDKLSSKVADADNAAGGPGAITAALFLQHFVGDVPWAHLDVASVGDAPEERHEWTTGPTGFGARALLQWLGGESPLAGIG; from the coding sequence TTGACCACACCCCTGCGTTCGTCCTCTGCTCGGACCCACGTCCTCCCCGCGCAGCCCTCACCTCCGCAGTTCGCGATCAGCGAGCAGCGGCCGAGTGCGGTGCGCGGGGTGGACGTGGTGGCCGTGCCGGTGCTCCCGGCCGAGGGGGGCGGCAGCGTCCTGCTCGGTCCGGGGGCCGACGAGCTCGCCACCCTGCTCGGGATCGACCTCCTCGCCCTGCTCGAGGGTGAGCGGGCCACCGGTGCCGCCGGGGAGGTCACCGCGCTGCCGGTGGCGCCCGGCGGTCCAGACAATCCCGAGCTGCGCCTGGTGCTGCTCGTCGGGGTGGGCGCGGCCCGCCCCGCCGACCTGCGCCGGGCCGGCGCGGAGCTCGCCCGGGCCGTACGCCGCCGCGACGCGGTCGCCACCTCCGTCCCGGCGGTCGCCGGCCCGGAGGCGCTCGAGGCCTTCGTCGTGGGTGCCATGCTCGGCTCCTTCGTCTTCCACTGGCGCTCCACGCCGCCCGAGGACCTGCCCGTGACCCGGGTGGTCCTCGCCGGCGTCCCGGGCGCCGAGGACCACGTCGTACGACGCGCGATCGCGATCGGCGGCGCCGGCTGGCGCGCCCGCGTGCTCGCGACGGTCCCCTCCAACCTCAAGAACCCCGCCTGGCTCGCCGAGCAGGCCGTCGAGCTGGCCGCCGAGGCCGGCCTCGAGGTCACCGTCTGGGACGAGCAGCGACTCGCCACGGAGGGCTTCGGCGGCGTGATCGGCGTCGGTCAGGGCTCGGCGACGCCGCCGCGCCTGATCCGCCTCGACTACACCCCCCGCAAGCACGGGCGGCGCACGCCCACCGTGGTGCTCGTCGGCAAGGGGATCACCTTCGACACCGGTGGCCTCTCGATCAAGCCCGCCCAGGCCATGACCACCATGAAGCGCGACATGACCGGTGGCGCCGTGGTGCTCTCCACCATGGCCGCGCTGCGCGACCTCGACTGCCCGGTCCGCGTCATCGGGCTGGTCCCGGCCGCCGAGAACGCCGTCTCCGGCAGCTCGATGCGGCCCGGTGACGTGGTGCGCCACTACGGCGGGCGCACCAGCGAGGTCACCAACACCGACGCCGAGGGCCGCCTGGTCCTCGCCGACGCGCTTGCCTATGCCGTGGCCGAGCTGGACCCGACCGTGGTCGTCGACGTCGCCACGCTGACCGGCGCGATGAAGGTCGCGCTGGGCCAGCACCTCGGCGGCTTCTTCGCCAACGACGATGCGCTCGCTGCGGCGATCGAGGCTGCGGGCGCGGCCTCGGGCGAGGAGCTGTGGCGCTTCCCGCTGGCCTCGGTCTATGAGGACAAGCTCTCCTCCAAGGTCGCCGACGCCGACAACGCCGCCGGCGGCCCCGGGGCGATCACCGCGGCGCTGTTCCTCCAGCACTTCGTCGGCGACGTGCCGTGGGCCCACCTCGACGTGGCCTCGGTGGGCGACGCCCCCGAGGAGCGGCACGAGTGGACCACCGGTCCCACCGGCTTCGGTGCCCGGGCGCTGCTGCAGTGGCTGGGTGGCGAATCACCGCTGGCGGGCATCGGGTGA
- a CDS encoding DUF3117 domain-containing protein gives MAAMKPRTGDGPLEVTKEGRGIVMRVPLEGGGRLVVELNAEEAGALGNALKDVVG, from the coding sequence ATGGCGGCGATGAAGCCGCGGACGGGCGACGGTCCGCTGGAGGTCACCAAGGAGGGTCGGGGCATCGTGATGCGCGTTCCCCTCGAGGGTGGTGGCCGTCTCGTTGTCGAGCTCAACGCCGAGGAAGCCGGTGCGCTCGGCAATGCTCTCAAGGATGTCGTGGGCTAG
- a CDS encoding enoyl-CoA hydratase/isomerase family protein, whose product MTDSTVLLDLTDGVATVTLNRPGAMNSLDVATKVLLRDTLQQVADDPAARCVVLTGTGRAFCTGQDLKEHIEILQSDSSEQLFRTVEEHYNPIVTAIATMPKPVIAAVNGVAAGAGASIAMACDLRVVADTAGFNTAFANVALSCDTGASYFLPQLVGKARALDLLYFPRTVGAAEALEVGLASKVVAAADLGPEVGLLAQRLAEGPTLAYAAIRRAVDHSAGHGLADSLAFEGQMMSLTGATADHRTAVAAFVAKEQPVYQGR is encoded by the coding sequence ATGACCGACTCGACAGTCCTCCTCGACCTCACCGACGGCGTCGCGACGGTGACCCTGAACCGCCCCGGGGCGATGAACAGCCTCGACGTGGCGACCAAGGTGCTGTTGCGCGACACGCTCCAGCAGGTGGCCGACGACCCGGCCGCGCGCTGCGTGGTGCTGACCGGCACCGGCCGCGCGTTCTGCACCGGTCAGGACCTCAAGGAACACATCGAGATCCTCCAGAGCGACAGCAGCGAGCAGCTGTTCCGCACCGTCGAGGAGCACTACAACCCGATCGTCACCGCGATCGCGACGATGCCCAAGCCGGTGATCGCCGCGGTCAACGGGGTCGCGGCGGGCGCGGGCGCGAGCATCGCGATGGCCTGCGACCTGCGGGTGGTCGCCGACACCGCGGGCTTCAACACGGCGTTCGCCAACGTGGCGCTCTCCTGCGACACCGGCGCCAGCTACTTCCTGCCGCAGCTGGTCGGCAAGGCTCGGGCGCTGGACCTGCTGTACTTCCCCCGCACCGTCGGCGCGGCCGAGGCCCTCGAGGTGGGGCTGGCCAGCAAGGTGGTCGCGGCTGCGGACCTGGGCCCGGAGGTCGGGCTGCTGGCCCAGCGCCTCGCCGAGGGGCCGACCCTGGCCTACGCGGCGATCCGGCGCGCCGTCGACCACTCCGCCGGCCACGGTCTCGCCGACTCGCTCGCCTTCGAGGGCCAGATGATGAGCCTCACCGGCGCCACGGCCGACCACCGCACCGCGGTGGCCGCGTTCGTGGCGAAGGAGCAGCCGGTCTACCAGGGGCGCTGA
- a CDS encoding DivIVA domain-containing protein, which yields MWFFAILLVLVMGAVAVVASGRGTPMSVEYDDRPDVLVPADEPVRAEDLRRVRFSLAFRGYRMSEVDALLDRLAGQLEKPVAPPAPADTPRGMSIEAPRDGDAETA from the coding sequence ATGTGGTTCTTCGCGATCCTGCTGGTCCTCGTGATGGGCGCCGTGGCGGTGGTCGCCTCGGGACGGGGGACCCCCATGTCCGTGGAGTACGACGACCGCCCCGACGTGCTCGTGCCCGCCGACGAGCCGGTGCGTGCGGAGGACCTGCGCCGGGTGCGGTTCTCGCTGGCCTTCCGGGGCTACCGGATGTCGGAGGTGGACGCCCTCCTGGACCGGCTGGCCGGCCAGCTCGAGAAGCCCGTCGCGCCCCCGGCACCGGCCGACACCCCTCGGGGGATGTCCATCGAGGCGCCGCGCGATGGCGACGCCGAGACTGCGTAG
- a CDS encoding LOG family protein: MTKHKGPVIQRRTQIDGTTTDQRLLDTRGPAEWVHADPWRVLRIQAEFVEGFGALAELGPAVAVFGSARTSREDPAYALGERLGRALAESDFAVVTGGGPGAMEAANKGCCEAGGLSVGLGIELPFESGLNEWVDSGVNFRYFFVRKTMFVKYTQGFVVLPGGVGTLDELFEAMTLVQTRKVTSFPIILLGTDYWTGLVAWLRDTVLAEGKIQQSDLDMLLITDDVEEAVAVLRAAREEHAP, translated from the coding sequence ATGACCAAGCACAAGGGACCGGTGATCCAGCGGCGCACGCAGATCGACGGCACGACCACCGACCAGCGGCTGCTCGACACCCGCGGCCCGGCCGAGTGGGTGCACGCCGACCCGTGGCGGGTGCTGCGGATCCAGGCCGAGTTCGTGGAGGGCTTCGGCGCGCTCGCCGAGCTCGGCCCGGCGGTGGCGGTCTTCGGCTCCGCGCGCACCTCGCGCGAGGACCCGGCGTACGCCCTGGGCGAGCGGCTCGGCCGCGCGCTCGCCGAGTCCGACTTCGCGGTGGTGACCGGCGGTGGCCCCGGCGCGATGGAGGCGGCCAACAAGGGCTGCTGCGAGGCAGGTGGCCTCAGCGTCGGCCTGGGGATCGAGCTGCCCTTCGAGTCCGGCCTCAACGAGTGGGTCGACTCCGGGGTCAACTTCCGCTACTTCTTCGTGCGCAAGACGATGTTCGTGAAGTACACCCAGGGCTTCGTGGTGCTGCCGGGCGGCGTGGGCACCCTTGATGAGCTGTTCGAGGCGATGACCCTGGTCCAGACCCGCAAGGTCACCAGCTTCCCGATCATCCTGCTCGGCACCGACTACTGGACCGGGCTGGTCGCCTGGCTGCGCGACACCGTGCTCGCCGAGGGCAAGATCCAGCAGTCCGACCTCGACATGCTCCTGATCACCGACGACGTCGAGGAGGCCGTGGCCGTGCTGCGGGCCGCACGCGAGGAGCACGCGCCGTGA
- the dapE gene encoding succinyl-diaminopimelate desuccinylase produces MTSTDQDTGRPTLDLSIGAVALTAALVDIESVSLGERAIADAVEAALQPLAHLHVVRRGNTIVARTELGRPERVVIAGHLDTVPVNDNLPSRLVDGVLHGLGTCDMKGGDAVILTLAHALAEPVRDVTYVLYEGEEIASEHNGLAHLAASDPELLHADFAILMEPSNAAVEAGCQGTLRVEVATTGERAHSARSWRGVNAIHAAGEVLARLQAYEPRRPVIDGLEYHEGLNAVGIRGGVAGNVIPDECVVTVNFRYAPDRSEEEALAFVREFFDGFALTVTDSAPGALPGLDRPAAQAFIAAVGGEVAPKFGWTDVARFTALGVPAVNYGPGDPLFAHKQDEHVPVADIERCEARLRAWLGGEA; encoded by the coding sequence ATGACCTCCACCGACCAGGACACCGGACGCCCGACGCTGGATCTGAGCATCGGCGCGGTCGCCCTCACCGCTGCGCTCGTCGACATCGAGTCCGTCAGCCTGGGGGAGCGTGCGATCGCCGACGCCGTCGAGGCCGCGCTGCAGCCCCTGGCCCACCTCCACGTCGTACGACGCGGGAACACGATCGTCGCCCGCACCGAGCTGGGCCGCCCCGAGCGCGTTGTCATCGCCGGGCACCTCGACACCGTCCCGGTCAACGACAACCTGCCCAGCCGCCTCGTCGACGGGGTGCTGCACGGCCTGGGCACCTGCGACATGAAGGGCGGCGACGCGGTCATCCTCACGCTCGCGCACGCCCTCGCCGAGCCGGTGCGCGACGTGACCTACGTGCTCTACGAGGGTGAGGAGATCGCCTCGGAGCACAACGGCCTGGCCCACCTGGCGGCCAGCGACCCCGAGCTGCTGCACGCGGACTTCGCGATCCTGATGGAGCCCTCGAACGCCGCGGTCGAGGCCGGCTGCCAGGGGACCCTGCGCGTCGAGGTCGCCACCACCGGCGAGCGCGCCCACTCCGCGCGCAGCTGGCGCGGCGTCAACGCGATCCACGCCGCGGGGGAGGTGCTCGCCCGGCTCCAGGCCTACGAGCCCCGCCGCCCGGTCATCGACGGGCTGGAGTACCACGAGGGCCTCAACGCCGTCGGCATCCGCGGCGGCGTCGCCGGCAACGTGATCCCCGACGAGTGCGTGGTGACGGTGAACTTCCGCTACGCCCCCGACCGCAGCGAGGAGGAGGCGCTCGCGTTCGTCCGCGAGTTCTTCGACGGCTTCGCGCTCACGGTCACCGACAGCGCCCCCGGCGCCCTGCCTGGCCTGGACCGCCCGGCGGCGCAGGCCTTCATCGCGGCCGTCGGCGGCGAGGTGGCCCCGAAGTTCGGCTGGACCGACGTGGCCCGGTTCACCGCGCTGGGGGTCCCGGCGGTCAACTACGGGCCCGGCGACCCGCTGTTCGCCCACAAGCAGGACGAGCACGTGCCGGTGGCCGACATCGAGCGCTGCGAGGCGCGGCTGCGCGCCTGGCTGGGAGGCGAGGCATGA
- a CDS encoding LLM class F420-dependent oxidoreductase → MRHGIVLFTSDRGITPAALGRAAEERGFATLYVPEHTHIPVRRTAAHPGTGDETLPDDRYTRTLDPWVSLATVAAVTERIGLATAVALPVESDPITLAKQIATLDHLSGGRVTLGAGFGWNTDELEDHHVPPGRRRTVLKEYVEAMRALWTQEEASYAGEHVSFGPSWAYPKPIGRVPLVIGAGGGPKTFRWIAAHADGWMTTPQQTDISAHIEALKKAWAEAGRSGQPDIRVLIAFRPDPADLAAWAEAGVTELIWGVPDAAPDGVLAHLDKLVGRLGL, encoded by the coding sequence ATGCGCCACGGAATCGTCCTGTTCACCTCCGACCGCGGCATCACGCCCGCCGCCCTGGGCCGGGCCGCCGAGGAGCGCGGGTTCGCCACGCTCTACGTGCCCGAGCACACCCACATCCCCGTGCGGCGCACGGCGGCGCACCCCGGGACCGGCGACGAGACGCTGCCCGACGACCGCTACACGCGCACCCTCGACCCGTGGGTCTCGCTGGCGACGGTCGCCGCGGTGACCGAGCGGATCGGGCTGGCGACCGCGGTCGCGCTGCCGGTCGAGTCCGACCCGATCACGCTCGCCAAGCAGATCGCCACCCTCGACCACCTCTCCGGTGGCCGGGTCACGCTGGGCGCGGGGTTCGGCTGGAACACCGACGAGCTCGAGGACCACCACGTCCCGCCCGGGCGGCGGCGCACGGTGCTCAAGGAGTACGTCGAGGCGATGCGCGCCCTGTGGACCCAGGAGGAGGCCTCCTACGCCGGCGAGCACGTCTCGTTCGGCCCCTCGTGGGCCTACCCCAAGCCGATCGGCCGGGTGCCGCTGGTGATCGGTGCCGGCGGCGGCCCGAAGACCTTCCGCTGGATCGCCGCGCACGCGGACGGGTGGATGACCACCCCGCAGCAGACCGACATCAGCGCGCACATCGAGGCGCTGAAGAAGGCCTGGGCCGAGGCCGGGCGCAGCGGACAGCCCGACATCCGGGTGCTGATCGCGTTCCGCCCCGACCCCGCCGACCTCGCCGCCTGGGCGGAGGCCGGCGTCACCGAGCTGATCTGGGGCGTCCCGGACGCCGCGCCCGACGGCGTACTCGCCCACCTGGACAAGCTCGTCGGACGCCTCGGCCTCTGA